Proteins encoded in a region of the Malaciobacter mytili LMG 24559 genome:
- a CDS encoding SOS response-associated peptidase, whose amino-acid sequence MPGRVSIYNDILFKKDAKEFIRNDLIQKLNSNYNIAPTMPIPTLLNDGTYLYTHFGFLPSWAREKSSMNINARSESIFEKITFREAFKFRRCIIPINGFFEWKKEEKIPYYVSSLKSDYLALAGIWDEWFDKKLNQKIITVALITCEANEKLAPIHHRMPIVLEKEEFSLWLNSSNLQEVIKLFKVYKSENTNIYEVSTNVNKVLYNQKDCIKEIKKNTIGQLSLF is encoded by the coding sequence ATGCCAGGAAGAGTTTCAATATATAATGATATTTTATTTAAAAAAGATGCCAAAGAATTTATTAGAAATGATTTAATACAAAAACTTAACTCAAATTATAATATTGCACCTACTATGCCAATACCAACACTTTTAAATGATGGTACATATTTATATACACATTTTGGATTTTTACCTTCTTGGGCTAGGGAAAAAAGTTCTATGAATATAAATGCTAGAAGTGAAAGTATTTTTGAAAAAATTACTTTTAGAGAGGCTTTTAAATTTAGAAGGTGTATTATCCCTATAAATGGTTTCTTTGAATGGAAAAAAGAAGAAAAAATACCTTATTATGTAAGCTCATTAAAAAGTGATTATTTGGCATTGGCAGGAATTTGGGATGAGTGGTTTGATAAAAAATTAAATCAAAAAATTATTACAGTTGCATTAATTACTTGTGAGGCAAATGAGAAACTAGCACCAATTCATCATCGAATGCCAATAGTTTTAGAAAAAGAAGAGTTTTCTTTATGGTTAAATTCTTCAAATTTACAAGAGGTTATAAAACTTTTTAAAGTCTATAAAAGTGAAAATACAAACATCTATGAAGTATCTACTAATGTAAATAAGGTTTTATATAATCAAAAAGATTGTATTAAAGAGATAAAAAAGAACACTATTGGACAACTTTCTCTTTTTTAA
- a CDS encoding phosphotransferase gives MQIIEIENLPFFQNKKIKSFSLLKNQGYNNINYLIKTSKKNYVLRIFNSKDNLNRELEYKIQKKAFLKNISAKPYYFEKNNYLIYKYIKGKHKTKLKKADLKLLIKSIKKLHQISIKKSSYNLKNLANIFENYRLFLKDKKTNKQILKAKKQIKKLKKYTFWESLCHHDLNPKNIIFQRKKVIFIDWEYARLDDIFFDLASLCVEFKLSKKKQIYLLNLYFKNLEKEHLKKLALYKLIYKLLCKLWFKKEKVVQ, from the coding sequence ATGCAAATAATTGAAATAGAAAATCTTCCTTTTTTTCAAAATAAAAAAATAAAAAGTTTTTCTTTACTAAAAAATCAAGGGTATAATAATATAAACTATTTAATAAAAACTTCAAAAAAAAACTATGTACTTAGAATTTTTAATTCAAAAGATAATTTAAATAGAGAACTTGAATATAAAATACAAAAAAAAGCTTTTTTAAAAAACATTAGTGCAAAACCTTACTATTTTGAAAAGAACAATTATCTAATTTATAAATATATAAAAGGCAAACATAAAACAAAACTAAAAAAAGCTGATTTAAAACTACTTATTAAAAGTATTAAAAAGCTTCATCAAATTTCTATAAAAAAAAGCTCTTACAATTTAAAAAATTTAGCAAATATTTTTGAGAACTATAGACTTTTTTTAAAAGATAAAAAAACAAATAAACAAATTTTAAAGGCAAAAAAGCAGATAAAAAAACTAAAAAAATACACTTTTTGGGAAAGTTTGTGTCATCATGATTTAAATCCCAAAAATATTATTTTTCAAAGAAAAAAAGTTATATTTATTGATTGGGAATATGCAAGACTTGATGATATATTTTTTGATTTAGCTTCTCTTTGTGTAGAGTTTAAACTATCAAAGAAGAAACAAATATATCTTTTAAACTTATACTTTAAAAATTTAGAAAAAGAACATTTAAAAAAACTAGCTTTATACAAACTTATTTATAAACTTCTTTGTAAACTTTGGTTTAAAAAAGAGAAAGTTGTCCAATAG
- the pnuC gene encoding nicotinamide riboside transporter PnuC, with the protein MLSRFGYISTFTKGLSIENFINIVLDSLKIVTFWEAFAMTLSILYLLLAIKQNIWCWVAGFFSTLIYTILFYDALLLMDSFLNLYYLLMSIYGWYSWKYTNKLIEKKNLEISKLSLKTNLNSILILTFLSIILGYIMDNYTQAQYAYLDTFTTVFAIFSTFLLAKKILENWLYWIVIDTISVYIYINKGFYITSILFIFYTILAFIAYINWKKVYANN; encoded by the coding sequence ATTTTATCTAGGTTTGGATATATTTCCACTTTTACAAAAGGATTAAGTATAGAAAATTTTATAAATATAGTTTTAGATTCACTAAAAATAGTAACATTTTGGGAAGCTTTTGCTATGACTTTATCAATTTTATATCTACTTTTAGCAATTAAACAAAATATTTGGTGCTGGGTTGCGGGATTTTTCAGTACCTTAATTTATACTATTTTATTTTATGATGCACTTCTTTTAATGGATTCTTTTTTAAATTTATACTATTTGCTTATGTCTATTTATGGCTGGTATTCTTGGAAATATACAAATAAACTAATAGAAAAAAAGAATTTAGAAATTTCAAAGCTTTCATTAAAAACAAATCTAAATTCTATTTTAATACTTACTTTTTTGAGTATTATTTTAGGTTATATAATGGATAATTATACACAAGCTCAATACGCTTATTTGGATACTTTTACTACTGTTTTTGCGATTTTCTCCACTTTTTTATTAGCTAAAAAAATTCTTGAAAATTGGTTATATTGGATAGTAATTGATACTATTTCAGTTTATATTTATATAAATAAAGGTTTTTATATAACTTCTATATTATTTATTTTTTATACTATCTTAGCTTTTATAGCTTATATTAACTGGAAAAAAGTTTATGCAAATAATTGA
- a CDS encoding putative quinol monooxygenase — protein MSIVKQTVYIANQSKQNDLKKLLFTHLLNIKKFNGCLNYEVYEADDDELEFLVYEEWASEEAIANYKHSQEYEKFMGLKKVLVRREEILPSF, from the coding sequence ATGAGCATAGTAAAGCAGACAGTTTATATTGCAAATCAATCAAAGCAGAATGATTTAAAAAAACTACTATTTACTCATCTTTTAAATATTAAAAAATTTAATGGATGTCTAAATTATGAAGTTTACGAAGCTGATGATGATGAACTAGAGTTTTTAGTTTATGAAGAGTGGGCTAGTGAAGAAGCAATTGCAAATTACAAACACAGTCAAGAGTATGAAAAATTTATGGGGTTAAAAAAGGTATTAGTAAGAAGAGAAGAAATCCTTCCAAGCTTTTAA
- a CDS encoding SprT-like domain-containing protein produces the protein MEIKKISNIFLFITIISAFFLIYLWYKDYKFNNSALDEKIIKKIEAKTRELKALAYKNYNITYNIPIIISDKMKNNLFGMAIFNKKDVAIYLNKNRFKENLEYMIEDTLPHEYAHAIMFLLGDFSNENAGHTLKWENICKNLQGKRCDRFVTHDDIIIEKTNPF, from the coding sequence GTGGAAATAAAAAAAATATCAAATATTTTTTTATTTATCACTATAATTAGTGCTTTTTTTCTAATTTATTTATGGTATAAAGATTATAAATTTAACAACTCTGCCTTAGATGAAAAAATAATAAAAAAAATTGAAGCAAAAACAAGAGAGTTAAAAGCACTAGCTTACAAAAACTACAATATTACATATAATATACCTATTATAATCTCAGATAAAATGAAAAATAATCTTTTTGGAATGGCAATTTTCAATAAAAAAGATGTTGCAATATATCTAAATAAAAATAGATTTAAAGAAAATCTTGAATATATGATAGAAGATACTTTACCCCATGAATATGCCCATGCAATAATGTTTTTATTGGGTGATTTTTCAAATGAAAATGCAGGACATACTTTAAAATGGGAAAATATTTGTAAAAATCTACAAGGTAAAAGATGTGATAGATTTGTAACTCATGATGATATTATCATAGAGAAAACAAATCCTTTTTAA
- a CDS encoding J domain-containing protein, which yields MNNNTIIYIFNKLLRVGILLFILYLIFTNFGTFLIILVTIFLLGYFFVYKKLKKMSNGFKFTYTQNDFRQNSNFDFKDFDFNSFNQQFAQKPTFNEVEKAKEFFGFTHNPTKEEVKKRYKELAKKYHPDINNSDDTLMQELNHYKDVLLKYVG from the coding sequence ATGAACAATAATACAATTATTTATATTTTCAATAAACTTTTAAGAGTTGGTATTTTACTATTTATTTTATATCTTATTTTTACAAACTTTGGTACTTTTTTAATAATATTAGTAACAATATTTTTATTGGGATACTTTTTTGTTTATAAAAAACTAAAAAAAATGTCAAATGGTTTTAAATTTACTTATACTCAAAATGATTTTAGACAAAATTCAAATTTTGATTTTAAAGATTTTGATTTTAATAGTTTCAACCAACAATTTGCTCAAAAACCCACTTTTAATGAAGTAGAAAAAGCAAAAGAGTTTTTTGGATTTACACATAATCCTACTAAAGAAGAAGTTAAAAAAAGATATAAAGAACTTGCAAAAAAATATCATCCTGATATAAATAATAGTGATGATACCTTAATGCAAGAATTAAATCATTATAAAGATGTTTTATTAAAATATGTAGGTTAA
- a CDS encoding L-lactate permease, with translation MDISTQALYAALPIFIAAILLIGLRLPAKKAMPVVYVATALVALFVWEVSFNRVLASTIQGLLITVAVLWIIFGAILLLNTLKHSGAIAVIRQGFNNISPDRRVQVIIIAWLFGSFIEGASGFGTPAAIAAPLLVAIGFPAMAAVMVGMMIQSTPVSFGAVGTPILIGVNKGLDSEGISSTLQTLGSSWDVYLQIITSEVAIVHAVTGTVIPLFMVVMLTRFFGKNKSWTEGLSILPFAIFAGLSFTIPYALTGIFLGAEFPSLIGALIGLPIVTFAAKKGFLIPKSTWDFAPKEEWPIHWVSKLEIKLDAMSAKVPMSLTKAWIPYVLVAIILVITRVSSEAKAFVSSLIIPFKNILGEGLGYTIAPLYLPGGILVFVVLVTFFLHKMEFKELKEAVSESSKVMLGAGFVLIFTIPLVRILINSGVNASGFDSMPVAMANFVATSVGDIYPLFAPMVGALGAFIAGSNTVSNMMLSQFQFGVAEALTISTAFMVALQAVGAAAGNMIAIHNVVAASATVGLLDQEGETLRRTIIPTIYYCLVAGILGLIGMYTLGLTDPLMK, from the coding sequence ATGGACATTAGTACACAAGCACTTTATGCTGCACTACCTATTTTTATTGCAGCTATATTATTAATTGGTCTTAGATTGCCTGCAAAAAAGGCTATGCCAGTTGTTTATGTTGCTACTGCTTTAGTGGCATTATTTGTTTGGGAAGTATCATTCAATAGAGTTTTAGCTTCTACAATTCAAGGTCTTCTTATAACAGTTGCAGTTTTATGGATTATTTTTGGTGCGATTTTACTTTTAAATACACTAAAACATTCAGGTGCAATTGCTGTAATTAGACAAGGTTTTAATAATATTAGTCCAGATAGAAGGGTTCAAGTTATTATTATTGCTTGGTTATTTGGATCTTTTATTGAAGGGGCTTCTGGATTTGGAACTCCTGCTGCAATTGCTGCACCACTTCTTGTTGCAATTGGTTTCCCTGCAATGGCTGCTGTTATGGTTGGTATGATGATTCAAAGTACACCTGTATCTTTTGGTGCTGTTGGAACACCAATTTTAATTGGAGTAAATAAAGGTTTAGATAGTGAAGGTATTAGCTCTACACTTCAAACACTTGGTTCAAGTTGGGATGTTTATTTACAAATTATTACTTCAGAAGTTGCAATTGTTCATGCTGTTACAGGAACAGTAATTCCTTTATTTATGGTTGTTATGCTAACAAGATTCTTTGGAAAAAATAAATCTTGGACAGAAGGTTTATCTATTTTACCATTTGCAATTTTTGCAGGTCTTTCTTTTACAATTCCTTATGCACTAACAGGTATTTTCTTAGGTGCTGAATTCCCTTCTTTAATTGGAGCTTTAATTGGTCTTCCAATTGTTACTTTTGCTGCTAAAAAAGGTTTTTTAATTCCAAAATCAACTTGGGATTTTGCACCAAAAGAAGAGTGGCCAATTCACTGGGTAAGTAAGTTAGAAATTAAACTTGATGCAATGAGTGCAAAAGTTCCTATGTCTTTAACAAAAGCATGGATACCATATGTTTTAGTTGCTATTATTTTAGTTATTACAAGAGTTAGTTCAGAAGCTAAAGCTTTTGTTTCTTCTTTAATAATTCCTTTTAAAAATATTTTAGGAGAAGGTCTAGGTTATACAATTGCTCCTTTATATTTACCAGGTGGAATTTTAGTTTTTGTAGTTTTAGTAACTTTCTTTTTACATAAAATGGAATTTAAAGAGTTAAAAGAAGCTGTTAGTGAATCATCAAAAGTTATGTTAGGTGCAGGATTTGTACTTATTTTTACTATTCCACTTGTTAGAATTTTAATTAATTCAGGAGTAAATGCTTCTGGTTTTGATTCTATGCCTGTTGCAATGGCAAACTTTGTTGCTACATCAGTTGGAGATATTTATCCATTATTTGCACCAATGGTTGGGGCATTAGGGGCATTTATTGCTGGAAGTAATACTGTTTCAAATATGATGTTAAGTCAATTTCAGTTTGGTGTTGCAGAAGCTTTAACTATCTCTACAGCATTTATGGTAGCTTTACAAGCAGTTGGGGCAGCAGCTGGAAATATGATTGCAATTCACAATGTTGTTGCAGCATCAGCTACAGTTGGATTACTTGACCAAGAGGGTGAAACTTTAAGAAGAACTATTATTCCTACAATTTACTATTGTTTAGTAGCAGGGATTTTAGGACTAATTGGAATGTATACTTTAGGATTAACTGACCCACTTATGAAATAA
- a CDS encoding cache domain-containing protein, with protein MTGTINVSTKTKILVISIFIILFLAIVTLIGTIIAVNSINKSNIENYKTDIYLKTQTELQNYVQVTIQTIESFYQRTSKEKIKQEVQEHLIEQMGLLFSILEETYKNHKNTMNKQQLKQHLLKTIKASKYGENGYFWVNDFKGIMLMHPIQTELNNKNLIKMKDETGKELFKAFIHVASTNKEGFVDYLWPKPGFEKAQDKISFIKVFKPFNWIIGTGDYVEDVTKKLQDEALKTISQIKYGENGYFWINTSEPRMVMHPIFKELNGKNLSEFKDKEGQKIFLEFATLANKKEEGGLVLYSWPKPGEDEPKPKFSYVKKFEPWDWIVGTGAYIDDVETKIKNMEEKSQKSLQIITIISAIIFVIVLIVLSLITLALSTRRDNKNFNDEY; from the coding sequence ATGACTGGTACAATAAATGTTTCAACAAAAACTAAAATTTTAGTTATTTCTATTTTTATTATTCTTTTTTTAGCAATTGTTACTTTAATTGGAACAATTATTGCCGTAAATTCTATAAATAAATCCAATATTGAAAATTATAAAACTGATATTTACTTAAAAACACAAACAGAACTTCAAAATTATGTACAAGTAACTATTCAAACTATTGAATCTTTTTATCAAAGAACTTCAAAAGAAAAGATAAAACAAGAGGTTCAAGAACATCTAATAGAACAGATGGGATTACTTTTTTCAATTTTAGAAGAGACTTATAAAAATCATAAAAATACAATGAATAAACAGCAGTTAAAGCAGCATCTTTTAAAAACTATTAAAGCTTCAAAATATGGAGAAAATGGTTATTTTTGGGTAAATGATTTTAAAGGTATTATGCTAATGCACCCCATACAAACTGAACTAAATAATAAAAATCTTATAAAAATGAAAGATGAAACAGGAAAAGAACTTTTTAAAGCTTTTATTCATGTGGCATCTACAAATAAAGAGGGCTTTGTTGATTATTTATGGCCAAAACCAGGCTTTGAAAAAGCTCAAGATAAAATCTCTTTTATAAAAGTTTTTAAGCCTTTCAATTGGATTATTGGAACAGGTGATTATGTGGAAGATGTTACAAAAAAACTTCAAGATGAAGCTTTAAAAACAATTTCTCAAATTAAGTATGGAGAAAACGGTTACTTTTGGATAAATACAAGTGAACCAAGAATGGTAATGCATCCAATTTTTAAAGAACTTAATGGAAAAAATCTAAGTGAATTTAAAGATAAAGAAGGTCAAAAAATCTTCTTAGAATTTGCAACTTTAGCAAATAAAAAAGAAGAGGGTGGTTTAGTTTTATATTCTTGGCCAAAGCCAGGAGAAGATGAACCTAAACCAAAATTTTCATATGTTAAAAAGTTTGAGCCTTGGGATTGGATAGTTGGAACAGGTGCTTATATTGATGATGTGGAAACAAAGATAAAAAACATGGAAGAGAAATCTCAAAAAAGTTTACAAATTATTACAATTATAAGTGCAATAATTTTTGTAATTGTTCTTATTGTTTTATCTTTAATTACCCTTGCTTTATCCACTAGAAGAGATAATAAAAACTTTAATGATGAATACTAA
- a CDS encoding DsbA family protein — protein sequence MKYTLYYIHDPMCSWCYAFKPTLNEIKNSLDKDYKFINIVGGLAKHTQEPMPKDMQEMIENIWYQIENEVGTKFNHNFWRVCTPRRSTYEACKAVIIARQYNKEEQMIEAIQEAYYQKALNPSNWETLISLAQELNIPKEEFEEKIKSNKAQTLLEEDLNLRRKLKVRVFPTLLLKYKKEIYPINIQYNEPLKMLKQIKDLTSNIYF from the coding sequence GTGAAATATACTCTTTATTATATCCATGACCCTATGTGTTCTTGGTGTTATGCTTTTAAACCAACTTTAAATGAAATTAAAAACTCTTTAGATAAAGATTATAAGTTTATAAATATTGTTGGAGGATTAGCAAAACACACACAAGAACCAATGCCAAAAGATATGCAAGAAATGATTGAAAATATTTGGTATCAAATAGAAAATGAAGTAGGTACTAAATTTAATCATAACTTTTGGAGAGTTTGTACTCCTAGACGTTCAACCTATGAAGCTTGCAAAGCTGTAATAATTGCAAGACAGTACAATAAAGAAGAGCAAATGATAGAAGCTATTCAAGAAGCTTATTATCAAAAAGCTTTAAATCCTTCAAATTGGGAAACTTTAATTTCTTTAGCCCAAGAGTTAAATATCCCTAAAGAAGAGTTTGAAGAAAAAATAAAAAGTAATAAAGCACAAACTCTTTTAGAAGAGGATTTAAATCTAAGAAGAAAACTAAAAGTAAGAGTATTTCCAACACTTCTTTTAAAATATAAAAAAGAGATTTATCCTATAAATATACAATATAATGAACCATTAAAAATGCTAAAACAAATAAAAGATTTAACTTCTAATATTTATTTTTAG
- a CDS encoding DnaJ domain-containing protein: MDKEEFEKAVDIFGILTKTSKKQLKQKYLKLSKKYHPDTPTGSEQKFQELKDAYDLLLSYMENYKFSFEEEEFKSQYPSFTNYKNWNI, from the coding sequence ATGGATAAAGAAGAGTTTGAAAAAGCAGTTGATATATTTGGTATTTTAACTAAAACTTCAAAAAAACAGTTAAAACAAAAGTATTTAAAGCTTTCAAAAAAATATCATCCAGATACGCCAACTGGTAGTGAGCAAAAATTTCAAGAACTAAAAGATGCATATGATTTATTATTAAGTTATATGGAAAATTATAAATTTAGTTTTGAAGAAGAAGAGTTTAAATCTCAATATCCTTCATTTACAAATTATAAAAACTGGAATATTTAG
- a CDS encoding ADP-ribosylglycohydrolase family protein: protein MFDKKRVKEIVLATLVADSYSLGAHWIYDEKQLLNLKIDWNELNAPCAIWHKGKTAGDFTHYGDQTIWLYEFLKDKENFDEKEYAKYWLEQIKVYNGYIDSSSKNSINLLEKGEVLGASSSDLSIVGRIASLLLVSKSKKEFLSNVEKFVKLTHNSLESINASIFFAKLLLKVFEGIQIKEAILQLKDESSFDIQEFILKAQETKTADTLKVIREFGPACGVNEGFGGVLHLLFKFDNLKDMLFCNAKAGGDSSARAMLASMIFSAKYGINSFPKSWLKIKKNI from the coding sequence ATGTTTGATAAAAAAAGAGTTAAAGAGATAGTTTTAGCTACTTTAGTTGCAGATTCTTATAGTTTAGGTGCCCATTGGATATATGATGAAAAGCAATTATTAAATTTAAAAATAGACTGGAACGAATTAAATGCACCTTGTGCCATTTGGCATAAAGGGAAAACTGCTGGAGATTTTACTCATTATGGTGATCAAACTATTTGGTTATATGAATTTTTAAAAGATAAAGAGAACTTTGATGAAAAAGAGTATGCAAAATATTGGCTAGAACAAATAAAAGTATATAATGGCTATATAGACTCTTCTTCAAAAAACTCTATTAATCTATTAGAAAAAGGTGAAGTTCTAGGGGCTTCTTCATCTGATTTATCAATAGTTGGAAGGATAGCTTCTTTACTTTTAGTTTCAAAATCAAAAAAAGAGTTTTTATCAAATGTTGAAAAGTTTGTAAAACTTACACATAACTCTTTAGAAAGTATTAATGCTTCAATATTTTTTGCAAAATTACTTTTAAAAGTATTTGAAGGAATACAAATAAAAGAAGCAATACTTCAACTAAAAGATGAAAGCAGTTTTGATATTCAAGAGTTTATTTTAAAAGCGCAAGAGACAAAAACAGCAGATACTTTAAAAGTAATTAGAGAGTTTGGTCCTGCTTGTGGAGTAAATGAAGGTTTTGGTGGAGTATTACATTTACTATTTAAATTTGATAATTTAAAAGATATGTTATTTTGTAATGCAAAAGCAGGTGGAGATAGTAGTGCTAGAGCTATGCTTGCAAGTATGATATTTTCAGCAAAATATGGTATAAATTCATTTCCAAAATCTTGGTTAAAAATCAAAAAAAATATATAA
- a CDS encoding phosphate-starvation-inducible PsiE family protein: MEKIVDFLKNKSYIEIVVATILFIIAIALDMLMDFIIYMLYFIIFLEIVRAVIHFIREQRVVLSILVDAFIILTLREFIVNVVKVNTVELKSFEAVFSNPVNFNILILSGVIIFLLVVRYLSIKTSQDYIKKDINNRCS, translated from the coding sequence ATGGAAAAAATAGTTGATTTCTTAAAAAATAAATCATATATAGAAATAGTAGTTGCAACAATATTATTTATTATTGCAATAGCTTTAGATATGCTTATGGATTTTATTATCTATATGTTGTATTTTATTATTTTTTTAGAAATAGTAAGAGCTGTAATTCATTTTATAAGGGAACAAAGAGTTGTTTTAAGTATCTTAGTTGATGCTTTTATAATTTTAACTTTAAGAGAATTTATTGTAAATGTGGTAAAAGTAAATACTGTTGAGTTAAAATCCTTTGAAGCAGTTTTCTCAAATCCAGTTAATTTTAATATTTTAATACTATCAGGGGTTATTATATTTTTATTAGTTGTTAGATATTTATCTATTAAAACATCTCAAGATTATATAAAAAAAGATATAAATAATAGATGTTCTTAA
- a CDS encoding radical SAM protein: MFLNYEEPLYRPPAEANSLILQVTFGCSFNNCAFCSMYETKQYKQKDIKTIKKEIESISSYNNTITRVFLADGDALSLKTNILVEILDSLNEAFPNLRRVSIYASAFNLLEKSFEELELLRSKKLSLIYYGIESGSFEVLKKINKPISNEKMIEGLNKASKANIKISATVILGVAGKALSSLHIKKTAELINQTTINYLSTLQLILDSNSYLKYIKNFGVDFEFLDDKEMLEEQKKLLKNLNPTKQIIFRSNHASNSLALAGNLPKDKQRLIKEIEFALTNENTLIPNFLRGF, encoded by the coding sequence ATGTTCTTAAATTATGAAGAGCCTTTATATAGGCCACCTGCTGAAGCAAATTCTTTAATTCTTCAAGTAACATTTGGGTGCAGTTTTAATAACTGTGCCTTTTGTAGTATGTATGAAACTAAACAGTATAAACAAAAAGATATTAAAACTATAAAAAAAGAAATAGAGTCTATTTCTTCTTACAATAATACAATTACAAGAGTTTTTTTAGCTGATGGAGATGCTTTAAGTTTAAAAACTAATATCTTAGTGGAAATTTTAGATAGTTTAAATGAAGCTTTTCCAAATTTAAGAAGAGTATCTATTTATGCCTCTGCTTTTAACTTACTTGAAAAAAGTTTTGAAGAGTTAGAACTTTTAAGAAGTAAAAAACTTAGTCTTATTTATTATGGCATAGAATCAGGTAGCTTTGAAGTTTTAAAAAAAATCAATAAACCAATTTCAAATGAAAAGATGATAGAGGGATTAAATAAAGCTTCAAAAGCAAATATTAAAATCTCTGCAACAGTTATTTTAGGAGTTGCAGGTAAGGCATTAAGTTCTTTACATATAAAAAAAACAGCAGAACTTATTAATCAAACAACAATTAATTATTTATCTACTTTACAATTAATTTTGGATTCAAATTCTTATTTAAAGTATATTAAAAACTTTGGAGTTGATTTTGAATTTTTAGATGATAAAGAAATGCTTGAAGAGCAAAAAAAGTTATTAAAAAATTTAAATCCTACAAAACAAATAATATTTCGTTCAAATCATGCTTCAAATTCATTGGCTTTAGCTGGAAATTTACCAAAAGATAAGCAAAGGTTAATAAAAGAAATTGAGTTTGCATTAACTAATGAAAACACCTTAATTCCGAACTTTCTAAGAGGTTTTTAA
- a CDS encoding RNA recognition motif domain-containing protein, with protein sequence MQIYVGNMSYGTTEESLRALFAQYGEVNSVKIITDRETGRAKGFAFIGMNDNGAGQNAIDELNGKEFEGRTLKINEAKPREERPREDRPRRSFNRN encoded by the coding sequence ATGCAAATTTACGTTGGGAATATGTCTTATGGGACTACTGAAGAGAGTTTAAGAGCTTTATTTGCTCAGTATGGAGAAGTTAATTCTGTTAAAATCATCACTGATAGAGAAACAGGAAGAGCAAAAGGTTTTGCATTTATCGGAATGAATGATAATGGTGCAGGACAAAATGCTATTGATGAATTAAACGGAAAAGAATTCGAAGGAAGAACTCTTAAAATCAATGAGGCAAAACCAAGAGAAGAAAGACCAAGAGAAGATAGACCAAGAAGAAGTTTTAATAGAAACTAA
- a CDS encoding exodeoxyribonuclease III — translation MQIYRFISWNVNGIRAVEKKEALKWVDNEKVDILGLQEIKAEENQIPKTIFEKEFSFKHINPCSIKGRSGTALYSDIEPFFADKTLNVDILKEGRINEAHFNFNNKKIAFFNVYFPNGQSKDERLTYKMQFYDRFLEHCENLKKDGFSIIVCGDVNTAHKEIDLARPKANEETSGFLPMEREWITKFLNHGYIDTFRYINGDEPHNYSWWSYRANARTNNVGWRIDYFYVSEDLKDNINDAYILNEYMGSDHCPIVLEIKL, via the coding sequence ATGCAAATATATAGATTTATCTCATGGAATGTAAATGGGATTAGAGCAGTGGAAAAAAAAGAAGCTTTAAAGTGGGTTGATAATGAAAAAGTTGATATTTTAGGACTACAAGAGATAAAAGCTGAAGAAAATCAAATCCCAAAAACTATTTTTGAAAAAGAATTTTCTTTTAAACATATAAATCCTTGTAGTATTAAAGGTCGTTCTGGAACTGCACTATATAGTGATATAGAACCTTTTTTTGCAGATAAAACTTTAAATGTAGATATTTTAAAAGAAGGAAGAATTAACGAAGCTCACTTTAATTTTAATAATAAAAAAATTGCTTTTTTTAATGTATATTTTCCAAATGGGCAAAGTAAAGATGAAAGACTAACTTATAAGATGCAATTTTATGATAGATTTTTAGAACACTGCGAAAATCTTAAAAAAGATGGTTTTTCTATAATAGTTTGTGGAGATGTAAATACTGCCCATAAAGAGATAGATTTAGCAAGGCCAAAGGCAAATGAAGAGACTTCTGGTTTTCTTCCTATGGAAAGGGAATGGATTACAAAATTTTTAAATCATGGATATATTGATACTTTTAGGTATATAAACGGTGATGAACCTCATAATTATAGCTGGTGGAGTTATAGAGCTAATGCTAGGACAAATAATGTTGGCTGGAGAATTGATTATTTTTATGTAAGTGAAGATTTAAAAGATAATATTAATGATGCATATATATTAAATGAGTATATGGGAAGTGATCACTGCCCTATTGTATTAGAAATAAAACTATAA